In Dreissena polymorpha isolate Duluth1 chromosome 11, UMN_Dpol_1.0, whole genome shotgun sequence, the genomic window TCCCAAAGTTTCTTCTTTAGTTCTTTTTCTGATaggttcttttattttttaacccATTGTTGATGGCGGTGGCAATATACTGGGTGCATTTTCCAACTCCAGGAAATGCCTGTTGCGCTCCATTTAGAATAAGCGATTTTCTTCTCGGCGACAATGCTTTTCTTGTTCCCTTGCCATTGAATGAGCTATCTATCATTTCTTCATTTGAATACAAAAGTTTAGTCAAATCCCACACAAATCTTGATATGTTCCCGTCATGTTGAGTAATCAAACTATCTAAAATGTCTGGATGAAGCATCACAGGCGCATTTTTTGAAACAGACTGCATATCAATATATGACCTTATAACCACTGGAAGCTGCTCAAACCTTGACCTCAAAGGGACCCTATCAGCAGACACAACCCTTTTACCACCCAAATCATCATCCATATCATCATCCCTACTATTTTCATACACAATAAATCCACTGTTTAATTCCCTATCCCTTTCACCATATCCAACATGCGGGGAAATCATATCACTTACATTATCAAAGAGACGACCGTTATTAACAACATCTAGATCAGAAAAACCACTTCTTGACCTGACGCCCCATCGAATATCACCATTTCCAACAGAATTAACATCCAAACCAACTGGACCACCTCCAACATAAAAAACATCTTGACCTTCCATGACATGGCCTACAGCTAAACCATCATGACCCACCACACCACCTCCTgcagacaaaccatttctacctacaactccatctcctgcagacaaaccatttctacTTACAACTCCATCTCCTGAagacaaaccatttctacctacaactccacctcctgaagacaaaccatttctacctacaactccacctcctgaagacaaaccatttctacctacAACTCCATCTCCTGAagacaaaccatttctacctacaactccacctcctgcagacaaaccatttctacctacaactgcacctcctgcagacaaaccatttctacctacaactccatctcctgcagacaaaccatttctacctacaactccatctcctgcagacaaaccatttctacctacaactccatctcctgcagacaaaccatttctatctacaactccacctcctgcagacaaaccatttctacctacaactccacctcctgcacacaaaccatttctacctacAACTCTATCTCCTGAagacaaaccatttctacctacaactccacctcctgcagacaaaccatttctacctacaactccacctcctgaagacaaaccatttctatctacaactccacctcctgcagacaaaccatttctacctacAACTCCATCTCCTGCTgacaaaccatttctacctacAACTCCATCCCCTGAagacaaaccatttctacctacACCACCACCTCCTACAGAAAAACCACCTGTACCTACAACACCACCTCCTATGGACAGACCATCTCGACCTACAACTGCACCTCCTGCAGACAAACCAGTTCTACCTACAACACCACCTCCTACAGACAAACCACCTGTACCTACAACACCACCTCCTATAGACAGACCATCTCGACCTTCAACTCCACCTTCTgcagacaaaccatttctacctacAACTGCACCTCCTGCAGACAATTCAGTTCTTCCTACAACACCACCTCCTACAGACAAACCACCTGTACATACAACACCACCTCCTATGGACAGATCATCTCCACCTACAACACCACCTCCCACAGAAAAACCACCTGTACCTACAACACCACCTTTCATGGACAGACCATCTCGACCTACAACACCATCTCCTACAGAAAAACCACCTGTACCTACAACACCACCTCCTATGGACAGACCATCTCCACCTACAACACCACCAACTAAAGAAAAAACACCTGTATCTACAACACCACCTCCTATGGACAGACCATCTCGACCTACAACACTACCTCCTACAGAAAAACCACCTGTACCTATAACACCACCTCCTATGGACAGACCATCTCGACCTGCAAACCCACCTGCTTCAGACACACTATGATACCCTGCAAACCCACCTGCTACATACAAACTATCATGACCTACAAGACTGCCAGCAATAGATGCATCTGGATTTGCTCTACAACTAGTTTCACACCCAGCTACAGTCATGACACCATTACTAACAACACTGCCGCCAGACAAACAAATACTGTCATGCCCAATAGACACAACATCATGACAAACAGCATCACTTAAAGACACAACAGAATTATCATTTACGTCACAAGCACTGACAGGCGCATCATTGACATCAAACGCATCAGGAACAGTTACATCACCAGAAACAGCCTCTAGAACTTCACAGGCCACCAACCTTCGTAACTGTTTCTCAACACTTCGTACTACACTCTCAAATGAGTCAAGTTTCTTTTCAAAACCATCAAGCTTTTTACCCACATAGTTTATGCAAACGTAGCCTGCTACCTCTTCTGCAGTAAGAAAAGTCATTGCAGGCTCAGTCATCGTTGCTTTGTGGCAATGTTGGCTGTTGATATGACTTGCCAACAGCTCCTGTTGGTCCTGGCTCAGGTCAGCCACATGGACAGGGGCTCGGTTAGGTTTTGCTCCTGGGCCGTTGTAGACGTCTGTTTGACTCAGGACATTCAATTGTCTTCCATTGGAGCCCTGAAATCAAACATGTATATCTTAAGCTTCGATTAAACTGTTTTACaactttcattttaatttgttaacaAGATGCCCCTGACGGTCCTTGGCCAATAACCTTAATTCAAACCAATCTAAAATTAAAATCTCACAGGGACTCGTATACTTTTTCATGAGAATTTGGACTGCAAGACCATAAGAAAAGGTGCCCTACACAAAGTTCCAATGCAAAATATTTATTCTCTAGGCCTTGTGAttgaaatgtatacattaaagaaaaacaaatggGCAGGGCTAATTTTGACAAAAAAGGCACAACATGTACAATCTTGGTAACCTTTCACCAGATAATATTTCATGCAAAATATTTATTCTCTAGCCCTTGTGGTTTAGGATATTTTTtactatattataattttttactATATAGATATGGAGAACACATTACTCCCTAGTGGAGACTAACTTTTACAACATAAAAAGGTCCATATTCTAAGAAACATTTTACCTCGAACAAACAGTAAACAAAACAAGTATACATTATAGATCAATATATATGGTTTGCAACATTGTGATTGTTCACATTCTTTTTTTCTAACAATTAATATAAACCAGACATACTGACAACAATAACCGTGAGCTCATGTTCACCTAAACAGGGttcatacaaacatttccaaaTGGAatttaagcactttttaagcacttttcaaggtaaaaaaagtgaaattcaagcacttttcctaTTTGCAACTTTGAAATgtctttaagtactttttatgACAATGCTTACAAAGATGTATTTGAACATACATAACAACTCAATGTCATTAAACATAGTTGTGCTTATTTAATTATGAAGCATCAGCTGCATAATTCCCGTCAAAACCAGTACCAGAACGACTTTAAACAAACAGTGGGTATCTCCTCAGAAAGGAGGAGCAATCAATATCATCGGATCGATATGCACAAAATGAGCTGAAAGCTTGGAAAGAATGAATATGGTTTTCAACACTTTTAATTGTGTTAAAGCACTTTTCTAACCAAATTAAATGACTTACGAAGCACTTTTCAAGGCAATCTTTGAAAATAAGCTCTTTTAAGCACTCCAGATTGTTTTTAGGCACTTTTTAAGGTCTGTATGAACCCTGCTTAAGGTAACATAAAAGTGAATATTAatctttcaatattttatatctgATGCCAACCCCCACCACCCCCACTTAACCATATGCTTGCACTTACCAATAATATTGTTGCCTCTTTCGGAGTTGAGGCATCTTGTGGATGTGATGCCCCTTTTCGAGTTGCCTTCGGAGTCGATGCAGCTTTCGGTTTAGGGGTCACTTTCTTGGGTCTTGGGTTAGGGATTTTTTCATTCTATAAGAAACATAATTTAAAGTGAAAATGGTTCATATCATATTTTTTGAAGATGATTTTAATATTGACAGTAAACATAGGTGCATGGCTTTCAGAACAATACAGGGACTGATATTGGTGTGAGAGCTTTACGCCCTCCACCACACATGCACATTTACAGACAAAGTCAACACAATATGCTCGTCCACAATTTACTGCATGTTAAAATTGGGCATTCCTTTGACAAAATTATATATAGGGTTATCTGCCCTGCTAAAATGGGTTCCATTTGTGACAGTTAACATGCAAAATTTAAACCAAATACCCTTGACAGTTTTTTAGAAAATGACCTTAACAAAAAGATAAATCAAAAATGAAGTTTCTAAGTCGAAGGGTCATTActacaacaaaaataaatttaggcTTATCTGCCCATTGTGAACTGTGCTCCTGTGTTAATAGTAAACATGCATACTAAATTTGAACCAAAAAAGTCTGAGAATTGACTTCAACAAAAAGGTTACCCAATGCAGACTGTCAAACAAAACTCCACTTTTAATCAAGTGAAGCTATTTTTTTTAGTAATGGTCTTCACTTACAACTCAAAATTCTatgtaaaacaagcaaattccaAGTATTGACATACCCTGACCAGAATATTATGAGCATAgctcaatttcattaaattaattaactaAAGCTCTGTGTTACTTAGTAGTCTTAGTCAATCTGATGGATCTTCAATGTGCATTTTCAAACATTCCACACATAATAATTAcccctttattttttttaaattccataaAATTCAAATCCTGAATTACTTAAAATAGCTCCAGAAatacaaaagtgtgacggaccaCAGAATAACAGACACataatgccaaaacaatatctctatGCCTTCTGAACagcaaatacaataaataaacaaggcttgtcaccataggatgacatatgcccccttttccacatgtttctaaacctaaacgcaaagtgtttttccacatttttcgaaaccgaaacgcaaagtgtgacggaatttcagacggacagacagtccgatcccTATAtgctagtgctgcaacaatacgcaaTCCCCTTATTGTAATGAGTTTTCAACATACCAGTACGGAAATTCTACAAAATGTATCGACATTTTGTCCaaaaaagccatccgaaataatgatatcaaggttaaacaaaacaaatcggtgtttagtaaaaataaatttatagtaAAAATAGCATCATAAATAgtctattatacggagtagcgttgttacatgggagtccgcaagatctacttttgcatgtcatactataaaatttaagatgaagcttatggaaaatatgaagaaaaaaaatacaattaattaataaaaatgataattgaTGTTATTATTAACAAAAGTAATAATGATCAAAAAAAAATTACgtaacagcattctgataagttagaCGACCGGCTTTTAAACATCCCCAATTCTCTTTCGGGTAATTATTCTTCTTGTCGGCTTTATAATAGTTATCAAAATGGCAGATGAAAGGAAAGCTGAGTTTGACTTTAAAGACAATTTCAAGGGAAAAAGTGTTGTTTGGGCATATAAAATTAATTGagttaaaatcattttgtaaaaaaggctagaattgccaataggatttaactagaacctaaacatatatacaaatgttatgttcatgtaattaagttggttttaATACACAAGtgtctactgtgagcctgcgccaatcgTATTGGAAAGGAGGCGGAGTTAAGACTGatcgagacgtgtgcaaaacacattgagtcTGCAGAAAGCAGTATTGATTGAAGCGTAATTTAACCTACAGCCTAcatcacgggttgctattttcggtgTATGACCAATTTTAGGAAGTACAGTGGAAGCCATGTGGTTTtgttatcggcgtatggaaacaattaatGTGCAATCATGTGCATACCTTTCGTTTTCTGATTTGTTGTTTTGGAGATGACTTCTTACGTTTCCCAGAGTGTTCGGGAACAACCGAGTCGGTTACAACAGTTACTGGGTCCAAAAGAACAAATGGTGGAAGATTCTGAAAGAAAAAAAGACAGAACATGTTGTATAACAAAAGGCCATCATAGACAAGTAATGTCTCCCAGAATGGGCAGTTCACATATGTgacacacaaatgtacatgtagcttTACAATATTAAACTGGCACTAACCTTTATGCATGAagaaattttaaaattcaatttgaCACACAATTTGATATGCACCGTTATAACTATACGGCTTTTCGCATATAATCATTCCCCATAGCCAAGTAAATTTTTTAGAATGGTTTGGTAAAAACCATTTTATGTGAGGGTTTCAAGATGATAACAAGAAAATGCAATGAATTGAAATCCACTGCCGATTGAAAACATCCTTCAGGTTGTATCAATTTAAGGGTACAACTCTAAACTGACCAAGACATCCTAATGAatctaatgtaaaaaaaaactacaaaaatacACATTTGCTGTGTACTTCCACTCAATGATATCTTTCAGCTTATGACGTTTCAAGTCAATATTACTTTTCAAGTTATGGTCATTCGAAAGTTCTGACAATTGGACGCAGGGAGAAACACGTGGACGGACAGGGGTATTTCTTAGTTCCTCATCACCATTTTTGGTTTAATGGCCgggcataaaaacattaatataaaaatcTTTTTTCTGCCCAATAGCTGCaatgttatacaaaataatgataacacaATGTACCTGCTGGTCAAGAAATCCACTAGTTTCTCCACTGTCCC contains:
- the LOC127850869 gene encoding trimeric autotransporter adhesin AtaA-like isoform X18; protein product: MIDQKRDSGETSGFLDQQNLPPFVLLDPVTVVTDSVVPEHSGKRKKSSPKQQIRKRKNEKIPNPRPKKVTPKPKAASTPKATRKGASHPQDASTPKEATILLGSNGRQLNVLSQTDVYNGPGAKPNRAPVHVADLSQDQQELLASHINSQHCHKATMTEPAMTFLTAEEVAGYVCINYVGKKLDGFEKKLDSFESVVRSVEKQLRRLVACEVLEAVSGDVTVPDAFDVNDAPVSACDVNDNSVVSLSDAVCHDVVSIGHDSICLSGGSVVSNGVMTVAGCETSCRANPDASIAGSLVGHDSLYVAGGFAGYHSVSEAGGFAGRDGLSIGGGVIGTGGFSVGGSVVGRDGLSIGGGVVDTGVFSLVGGVVGGDGLSIGGGVVGTGGFSVGDGVVGRDGLSMKGGVVGTGGFSVGGGVVGGDDLSIGGGVVGTGGLSVGGGVVGRTGLSAGGAVVGRDGLSIGGGVVGTGGFSVGGGGVGRNGLSSGDGVVGRNGLSAGGGVVDRNGLSSGGGVVGRNGLSAGGGVVGRNGLSAGDGVVGRNGLSAGDGVVGRNGLSAGGGVVGRNGLSSGDGVVGRNGLSSGGGVVGRNGLSSGGGVVGRNGLSSGDGVVSRNGLSAGDGVVGRNGLSAGGGVVGHDGLAVGHVMEGQDVFYVGGGPVGLDVNSVGNGDIRWGVRSRSGFSDLDVVNNGRLFDNVSDMISPHVGYGERDRELNSGFIVYENSRDDDMDDDLGGKRVVSADRVPLRSRFEQLPVVIRSYIDMQSVSKNAPVMLHPDILDSLITQHDGNISRFVWDLTKLLYSNEEMIDSSFNGKGTRKALSPRRKSLILNGAQQAFPGVGKCTQYIATAINNGLKNKRTYQKKN
- the LOC127850869 gene encoding uncharacterized protein LOC127850869 isoform X50; amino-acid sequence: MIDQKRDSGETSGFLDQQNLPPFVLLDPVTVVTDSVVPEHSGKRKKSSPKQQIRKRKNEKIPNPRPKKVTPKPKAASTPKATRKGASHPQDASTPKEATILLGSNGRQLNVLSQTDVYNGPGAKPNRAPVHVADLSQDQQELLASHINSQHCHKATMTEPAMTFLTAEEVAGYVCINYVGKKLDGFEKKLDSFESVVRSVEKQLRRLVACEVLEAVSGDVTVPDAFDVNDAPVSACDVNDNSVVSLSDAVCHDVVSIGHDSICLSGGSVVSNGVMTVAGCETSCRANPDASIAGSLVGHDSLYVAGGFAGYHSVSEAGGFAGRDGLSIGGGVIGTGGFSVGGSVVGRDGLSIGGGVVDTGVFSLVGGVVGGDGLSIGGGVVGTGGFSVGDGVVGRDGLSMKGGVVGTGGFSVGGGVVGGDDLSIGGGVVGTGGLSVGGGVVGRTGLSAGGAVVGRDGLSIGGGVVGTGGFSVGGGGVGRNGLSSGDGVVGRNGLSAGDGVVGRNGLSAGDGVVGRNGLSAGGGVVGHDGLAVGHVMEGQDVFYVGGGPVGLDVNSVGNGDIRWGVRSRSGFSDLDVVNNGRLFDNVSDMISPHVGYGERDRELNSGFIVYENSRDDDMDDDLGGKRVVSADRVPLRSRFEQLPVVIRSYIDMQSVSKNAPVMLHPDILDSLITQHDGNISRFVWDLTKLLYSNEEMIDSSFNGKGTRKALSPRRKSLILNGAQQAFPGVGKCTQYIATAINNGLKNKRTYQKKN
- the LOC127850869 gene encoding uncharacterized protein LOC127850869 isoform X8, which encodes MIDQKRDSGETSGFLDQQNLPPFVLLDPVTVVTDSVVPEHSGKRKKSSPKQQIRKRKNEKIPNPRPKKVTPKPKAASTPKATRKGASHPQDASTPKEATILLGSNGRQLNVLSQTDVYNGPGAKPNRAPVHVADLSQDQQELLASHINSQHCHKATMTEPAMTFLTAEEVAGYVCINYVGKKLDGFEKKLDSFESVVRSVEKQLRRLVACEVLEAVSGDVTVPDAFDVNDAPVSACDVNDNSVVSLSDAVCHDVVSIGHDSICLSGGSVVSNGVMTVAGCETSCRANPDASIAGSLVGHDSLYVAGGFAGYHSVSEAGGFAGRDGLSIGGGVIGTGGFSVGGSVVGRDGLSIGGGVVDTGVFSLVGGVVGGDGLSIGGGVVGTGGFSVGDGVVGRDGLSMKGGVVGTGGFSVGGGVVGGDDLSIGGGVVGTGGLSVGGGVVGRTGLSAGGAVVGRDGLSIGGGVVGTGGFSVGGGGVGRNGLSSGDGVVGRNGLSAGDGVVGRNGLSAGGGVVGRNGLSAGGGVVGRNGLSSGDRVVGRNGLSAGDGVVGRNGLSAGDGVVGRNGLSAGGAVVGRNGLSAGGGVVGRNGLSSGDGVVGRNGLSSGGGVVGRNGLSSGGGVVGRNGLSSGDGVVSRNGLSAGDGVVGRNGLSAGGGVVGHDGLAVGHVMEGQDVFYVGGGPVGLDVNSVGNGDIRWGVRSRSGFSDLDVVNNGRLFDNVSDMISPHVGYGERDRELNSGFIVYENSRDDDMDDDLGGKRVVSADRVPLRSRFEQLPVVIRSYIDMQSVSKNAPVMLHPDILDSLITQHDGNISRFVWDLTKLLYSNEEMIDSSFNGKGTRKALSPRRKSLILNGAQQAFPGVGKCTQYIATAINNGLKNKRTYQKKN
- the LOC127850869 gene encoding probable autotransporter ROD_p1121 isoform X40, giving the protein MIDQKRDSGETSGFLDQQNLPPFVLLDPVTVVTDSVVPEHSGKRKKSSPKQQIRKRKNEKIPNPRPKKVTPKPKAASTPKATRKGASHPQDASTPKEATILLGSNGRQLNVLSQTDVYNGPGAKPNRAPVHVADLSQDQQELLASHINSQHCHKATMTEPAMTFLTAEEVAGYVCINYVGKKLDGFEKKLDSFESVVRSVEKQLRRLVACEVLEAVSGDVTVPDAFDVNDAPVSACDVNDNSVVSLSDAVCHDVVSIGHDSICLSGGSVVSNGVMTVAGCETSCRANPDASIAGSLVGHDSLYVAGGFAGYHSVSEAGGFAGRDGLSIGGGVIGTGGFSVGGSVVGRDGLSIGGGVVDTGVFSLVGGVVGGDGLSIGGGVVGTGGFSVGDGVVGRDGLSMKGGVVGTGGFSVGGGVVGGDDLSIGGGVVGTGGLSVGGGVVGRTGLSAGGAVVGRDGLSIGGGVVGTGGFSVGGGGVGRNGLSSGDGVVGRNGLSAGDGVVGRNGLSAGGGVVGRNGLSAGGGVVGRNGLSSGDRVVGRNGLSAGGGVVGRNGLSSGGGVVGRNGLSSGDGVVSRNGLSAGDGVVGRNGLSAGGGVVGHDGLAVGHVMEGQDVFYVGGGPVGLDVNSVGNGDIRWGVRSRSGFSDLDVVNNGRLFDNVSDMISPHVGYGERDRELNSGFIVYENSRDDDMDDDLGGKRVVSADRVPLRSRFEQLPVVIRSYIDMQSVSKNAPVMLHPDILDSLITQHDGNISRFVWDLTKLLYSNEEMIDSSFNGKGTRKALSPRRKSLILNGAQQAFPGVGKCTQYIATAINNGLKNKRTYQKKN
- the LOC127850869 gene encoding probable autotransporter ROD_p1121 isoform X25, with amino-acid sequence MIDQKRDSGETSGFLDQQNLPPFVLLDPVTVVTDSVVPEHSGKRKKSSPKQQIRKRKNEKIPNPRPKKVTPKPKAASTPKATRKGASHPQDASTPKEATILLGSNGRQLNVLSQTDVYNGPGAKPNRAPVHVADLSQDQQELLASHINSQHCHKATMTEPAMTFLTAEEVAGYVCINYVGKKLDGFEKKLDSFESVVRSVEKQLRRLVACEVLEAVSGDVTVPDAFDVNDAPVSACDVNDNSVVSLSDAVCHDVVSIGHDSICLSGGSVVSNGVMTVAGCETSCRANPDASIAGSLVGHDSLYVAGGFAGYHSVSEAGGFAGRDGLSIGGGVIGTGGFSVGGSVVGRDGLSIGGGVVDTGVFSLVGGVVGGDGLSIGGGVVGTGGFSVGDGVVGRDGLSMKGGVVGTGGFSVGGGVVGGDDLSIGGGVVGTGGLSVGGGVVGRTGLSAGGAVVGRDGLSIGGGVVGTGGFSVGGGGVGRNGLSSGDGVVGRNGLSAGGGVVDRNGLSSGGGVVGRNGLSAGGGVVGRNGLSSGDRVVGRNGLCAGGGVVGRNGLSAGGGVVDRNGLSAGDGVVGRNGLSAGGGVVGRNGLSSGDGVVSRNGLSAGDGVVGRNGLSAGGGVVGHDGLAVGHVMEGQDVFYVGGGPVGLDVNSVGNGDIRWGVRSRSGFSDLDVVNNGRLFDNVSDMISPHVGYGERDRELNSGFIVYENSRDDDMDDDLGGKRVVSADRVPLRSRFEQLPVVIRSYIDMQSVSKNAPVMLHPDILDSLITQHDGNISRFVWDLTKLLYSNEEMIDSSFNGKGTRKALSPRRKSLILNGAQQAFPGVGKCTQYIATAINNGLKNKRTYQKKN
- the LOC127850869 gene encoding uncharacterized protein LOC127850869 isoform X5, whose translation is MIDQKRDSGETSGFLDQQNLPPFVLLDPVTVVTDSVVPEHSGKRKKSSPKQQIRKRKNEKIPNPRPKKVTPKPKAASTPKATRKGASHPQDASTPKEATILLGSNGRQLNVLSQTDVYNGPGAKPNRAPVHVADLSQDQQELLASHINSQHCHKATMTEPAMTFLTAEEVAGYVCINYVGKKLDGFEKKLDSFESVVRSVEKQLRRLVACEVLEAVSGDVTVPDAFDVNDAPVSACDVNDNSVVSLSDAVCHDVVSIGHDSICLSGGSVVSNGVMTVAGCETSCRANPDASIAGSLVGHDSLYVAGGFAGYHSVSEAGGFAGRDGLSIGGGVIGTGGFSVGGSVVGRDGLSIGGGVVDTGVFSLVGGVVGGDGLSIGGGVVGTGGFSVGDGVVGRDGLSMKGGVVGTGGFSVGGGVVGGDDLSIGGGVVGTGGLSVGGGVVGRTGLSAGGAVVGRDGLSIGGGVVGTGGFSVGGGGVGRNGLSSGDGVVGRNGLSAGGGVVDRNGLSSGGGVVGRNGLSAGGGVVGRNGLCAGGGVVGRNGLSAGDGVVGRNGLSAGDGVVGRNGLSAGDGVVGRNGLSAGGAVVGRNGLSAGGGVVGRNGLSSGDGVVGRNGLSSGGGVVGRNGLSSGGGVVGRNGLSSGDGVVSRNGLSAGDGVVGRNGLSAGGGVVGHDGLAVGHVMEGQDVFYVGGGPVGLDVNSVGNGDIRWGVRSRSGFSDLDVVNNGRLFDNVSDMISPHVGYGERDRELNSGFIVYENSRDDDMDDDLGGKRVVSADRVPLRSRFEQLPVVIRSYIDMQSVSKNAPVMLHPDILDSLITQHDGNISRFVWDLTKLLYSNEEMIDSSFNGKGTRKALSPRRKSLILNGAQQAFPGVGKCTQYIATAINNGLKNKRTYQKKN
- the LOC127850869 gene encoding uncharacterized protein LOC127850869 isoform X13, translated to MIDQKRDSGETSGFLDQQNLPPFVLLDPVTVVTDSVVPEHSGKRKKSSPKQQIRKRKNEKIPNPRPKKVTPKPKAASTPKATRKGASHPQDASTPKEATILLGSNGRQLNVLSQTDVYNGPGAKPNRAPVHVADLSQDQQELLASHINSQHCHKATMTEPAMTFLTAEEVAGYVCINYVGKKLDGFEKKLDSFESVVRSVEKQLRRLVACEVLEAVSGDVTVPDAFDVNDAPVSACDVNDNSVVSLSDAVCHDVVSIGHDSICLSGGSVVSNGVMTVAGCETSCRANPDASIAGSLVGHDSLYVAGGFAGYHSVSEAGGFAGRDGLSIGGGVIGTGGFSVGGSVVGRDGLSIGGGVVDTGVFSLVGGVVGGDGLSIGGGVVGTGGFSVGDGVVGRDGLSMKGGVVGTGGFSVGGGVVGGDDLSIGGGVVGTGGLSVGGGVVGRTGLSAGGAVVGRDGLSIGGGVVGTGGFSVGGGGVGRNGLSSGDGVVGRNGLSAGGGVVDRNGLSSGGGVVGRNGLSAGGGVVGRNGLSSGDRVVGRNGLSAGDGVVGRNGLSAGDGVVGRNGLSAGGGVVGRNGLSSGDGVVGRNGLSSGGGVVGRNGLSSGGGVVGRNGLSSGDGVVSRNGLSAGDGVVGRNGLSAGGGVVGHDGLAVGHVMEGQDVFYVGGGPVGLDVNSVGNGDIRWGVRSRSGFSDLDVVNNGRLFDNVSDMISPHVGYGERDRELNSGFIVYENSRDDDMDDDLGGKRVVSADRVPLRSRFEQLPVVIRSYIDMQSVSKNAPVMLHPDILDSLITQHDGNISRFVWDLTKLLYSNEEMIDSSFNGKGTRKALSPRRKSLILNGAQQAFPGVGKCTQYIATAINNGLKNKRTYQKKN
- the LOC127850869 gene encoding probable autotransporter ROD_p1121 isoform X23, whose amino-acid sequence is MIDQKRDSGETSGFLDQQNLPPFVLLDPVTVVTDSVVPEHSGKRKKSSPKQQIRKRKNEKIPNPRPKKVTPKPKAASTPKATRKGASHPQDASTPKEATILLGSNGRQLNVLSQTDVYNGPGAKPNRAPVHVADLSQDQQELLASHINSQHCHKATMTEPAMTFLTAEEVAGYVCINYVGKKLDGFEKKLDSFESVVRSVEKQLRRLVACEVLEAVSGDVTVPDAFDVNDAPVSACDVNDNSVVSLSDAVCHDVVSIGHDSICLSGGSVVSNGVMTVAGCETSCRANPDASIAGSLVGHDSLYVAGGFAGYHSVSEAGGFAGRDGLSIGGGVIGTGGFSVGGSVVGRDGLSIGGGVVDTGVFSLVGGVVGGDGLSIGGGVVGTGGFSVGDGVVGRDGLSMKGGVVGTGGFSVGGGVVGGDDLSIGGGVVGTGGLSVGGGVVGRTGLSAGGAVVGRDGLSIGGGVVGTGGFSVGGGGVGRNGLSSGDGVVGRNGLSAGDGVVGRNGLSAGGGVVGRNGLSAGGGVVGRNGLSAGDGVVGRNGLSAGGGVVGRNGLSSGDGVVGRNGLSSGGGVVGRNGLSSGGGVVGRNGLSSGDGVVSRNGLSAGDGVVGRNGLSAGGGVVGHDGLAVGHVMEGQDVFYVGGGPVGLDVNSVGNGDIRWGVRSRSGFSDLDVVNNGRLFDNVSDMISPHVGYGERDRELNSGFIVYENSRDDDMDDDLGGKRVVSADRVPLRSRFEQLPVVIRSYIDMQSVSKNAPVMLHPDILDSLITQHDGNISRFVWDLTKLLYSNEEMIDSSFNGKGTRKALSPRRKSLILNGAQQAFPGVGKCTQYIATAINNGLKNKRTYQKKN
- the LOC127850869 gene encoding probable autotransporter ROD_p1121 isoform X39 — encoded protein: MIDQKRDSGETSGFLDQQNLPPFVLLDPVTVVTDSVVPEHSGKRKKSSPKQQIRKRKNEKIPNPRPKKVTPKPKAASTPKATRKGASHPQDASTPKEATILLGSNGRQLNVLSQTDVYNGPGAKPNRAPVHVADLSQDQQELLASHINSQHCHKATMTEPAMTFLTAEEVAGYVCINYVGKKLDGFEKKLDSFESVVRSVEKQLRRLVACEVLEAVSGDVTVPDAFDVNDAPVSACDVNDNSVVSLSDAVCHDVVSIGHDSICLSGGSVVSNGVMTVAGCETSCRANPDASIAGSLVGHDSLYVAGGFAGYHSVSEAGGFAGRDGLSIGGGVIGTGGFSVGGSVVGRDGLSIGGGVVDTGVFSLVGGVVGGDGLSIGGGVVGTGGFSVGDGVVGRDGLSMKGGVVGTGGFSVGGGVVGGDDLSIGGGVVGTGGLSVGGGVVGRTGLSAGGAVVGRDGLSIGGGVVGTGGFSVGGGGVGRNGLSSGDGVVGRNGLSAGDGVVGRNGLSAGGGVVGRNGLSAGGGVVGRNGLSAGDGVVGRNGLSAGGGVVGRNGLSSGGGVVGRNGLSSGDGVVSRNGLSAGDGVVGRNGLSAGGGVVGHDGLAVGHVMEGQDVFYVGGGPVGLDVNSVGNGDIRWGVRSRSGFSDLDVVNNGRLFDNVSDMISPHVGYGERDRELNSGFIVYENSRDDDMDDDLGGKRVVSADRVPLRSRFEQLPVVIRSYIDMQSVSKNAPVMLHPDILDSLITQHDGNISRFVWDLTKLLYSNEEMIDSSFNGKGTRKALSPRRKSLILNGAQQAFPGVGKCTQYIATAINNGLKNKRTYQKKN